The genomic DNA GCGCCTCGGTTCACGTTGGGCGCGTGGAGCGGAACGTGCCGCCGGATGGGGAAGTGCGGCTGATTACGATCACCGATAAACAATTTGAGCGGATGCGAGTTTTTTGGGGAAAACTTCGCAAGCCGCCGGAGCCAGCGCCGTGCCAACTCGAACTTTTCTGACTGCAAACCGACCGCAAACCGTTTGCGTATTGCAAGTTACGGCTGGAGGAGTGTAACCAACCTCAGCCCGCGAGCAATCCGCAACTGTGCGTGA from Pirellulales bacterium includes the following:
- the cas2 gene encoding CRISPR-associated endonuclease Cas2; its protein translation is MWVLAMFDLPVDTKKARRNYALFRKLLLKDGFTRMQFSVYARHCASEESASVHVGRVERNVPPDGEVRLITITDKQFERMRVFWGKLRKPPEPAPCQLELF